A single region of the Labeo rohita strain BAU-BD-2019 chromosome 3, IGBB_LRoh.1.0, whole genome shotgun sequence genome encodes:
- the hmgxb4a gene encoding HMG domain-containing protein 4a isoform X1 encodes MAFEEIKKKGMMDISGMEGEVGLVAGRSQREKRRSYKDLLREEEEIAAQVRKTSKKHHKDSDLFLLGGDSHKKKKKHLSDDYYHRDHHSSSQPPHKKKRKSSDRSPSLSSSSSSHPSHSTDTAMGLLEAITSPLATGSDPAPHFHKKPSYPPHTSSHSSKDRKRDSSSKSTHSYPHSRPPSSSSSKKHSSSSKSLLFHGGAGKGEPLTLCEAEGLKMKLILSSKEKNESVGMNEGFSFPVHSSSSSGVVGHHSSSSSKKGGIKKEKDKDKMMSKPPKKKQHSREPLPVVGKEVEVVGHYGGSYGGMGGESSSSGGELEAGELVIDDSYTHLSKKKKKSKKSKKKKDKERDRDREKGSREKKHSKGGSGGKKSVTGDQSRSHSHSHSSSNHSTSGGMYAMAPPTSSHHHQSIELVGEKKKKKEEKDRDKHDKDKPKKKNTTAYQVFCKEYRVNINAEQPGLVFGELSKKLAEVWKQLPEKDKLVWRQKAQYLQHKQNKAEAMTVKRKTLTTSESKSKGSSKAVSLGAGLAPQGRSSLGMSLSPARVPDVDPIDAAAHLQLLGESLSLIGHRLQETEGMVAVSGSLSVLLDSILCALGPLTCLTAQVPQLNGCPRNILSNTLDNIAYIMPGL; translated from the exons GAGATAAAGAAGAAAGGAATGATGG ACATCTCAGGGATGGAAGGAGAGGTCGGTCTTGTTGCGGGTCGCAGCCAAAGAGAGAAGAGGCGCTCGTATAAAGATCTGTTGAGAGAGGAAGAAGAAATCGCAGCGCAGGTGCGCAAAACCTCCAAGAAACACCACAAG GATTCTGACCTTTTCCTATTAGGAGGAGAttcacacaagaaaaaaaagaagcactTGAGTGATGACTACTATCACAGAG ACCATCACAGCTCTAGTCAGCCGCCCCACAAGAAGAAGCGCAAGTCTTCAGATCGCTCGCCCTCTCTGTCCTCTTCCTCGTCCTCTCACCCGTCCCACTCCACAGACACGGCCATGGGCCTCCTGGAGGCCATCACCTCCCCGCTGGCCACGGGCTCCGACCCCGCCCCTCACTTCCACAAAAAACCCTCCTACCCTCCCCACACCTCCTCGCACTCCTCCAAAGACCGAAAACGTGACAGCAGCTCCAAGAGCACCCACTCCTACCCGCACTCTCGTCCCCCCAGCTCATCTTCATCTAAAAAGCATTCTTCTTCCTCGAAGTCTCTGCTGTTTCACGGAGGAGCTGGAAAAGGAGAGCCGTTGACGCTCTGTGAAGCTGAAGGCCTCAAGATGAAGCTCATCCTTTCTTCAAAAGAGAAGAATGAAAGTGTAGGGATGAATGAGGGATTCTCCTTCCCGGTACATTCTTCTTCATCTTCAGGTGTTGTTGGTCACCATTCGTCCTCCAGCTCGAAGAAAGGAGGGATAAAGAAGGAAAAAGACAAAGATAAAATGATGTCAAAGCCACCAAAGAAAAAGCAGCACAGCCGAGAGCCACTGCCTGTAGTGGGGAAAGAGGTGGAGGTTGTGG GTCATTACGGTGGGTCTTACGGCGGCATGGGAGGAGAGAGCTCATCTTCAGGAGGAGAACTAGAGGCCGGCGAGCTGGTGATTGACGACTCCTACACACATCTCtctaaaaagaagaaaaaaagcaagaagagcaaaaagaaaaaagataaagaGCGAGATCGAGATCGAGAGAAAGGATCCAGGGAGAAGAAACACAGCAAAGGAGGAAGCGGAGGGAAGAAAAGTGTTACAG GTGATCAGTCTAGAAGCCACTCCCACTCTCACAGCTCATCCAATCACAGCACTTCTGGTGGCATGTACGCTATGGCTCCACCCACCTCATCCCATCACCATCAAAGCATTGAACTGGTGGgcgagaagaagaaaaagaaggagGAAAAGGACAGAGACAAACATGACAAGGACAAG CCGAAGAAGAAGAACACGACGGCCTATCAGGTGTTCTGTAAAGAGTACAGGGTCAATATCAATGCAGAACAGCCTGGATTAG TCTTCGGGGAGCTGAGTAAGAAACTCGCAGAGGTGTGGAAACAGCTGCCTGAAAAAGACAAACTG GTTTGGAGACAGAAAGCTCAATATCTCCAGCACAAGCAGAATAAAGCTGAAGCGATGACGGTCAAGCGGAAAACTTTAACAACCTCAGAGAGTAAAAGTAAAG GCTCAAGTAAAGCTGTCAGTTTAGGGGCAGGATTGGCCCCTCAGGGCCGCTCGTCTTTGGGTATGTCGTTGTCTCCGGCACGGGTACCTGATGTGGATCCCATAGATGCGGCCGCTCATCTACAGCTGCTAGGTGAATcgctgtctctgattggacacCGACTTCAGGAGACGGAG GGGATGGTGGCGGTGTCTGGCAGTCTTTCGGTGCTTTTAGACTCTATTTTATGTGCTCTTGGTCCATTAACCTGCTTGACGGCACAGGTTCCTCAGCTCAATGGCTGTCCACGCAACATCCTG TCAAATACTTTGGACAACATCGCTTATATAATGCCTGGACTATGA
- the hmgxb4a gene encoding HMG domain-containing protein 4a isoform X2: MAFEEIKKKGMMDISGMEGEVGLVAGRSQREKRRSYKDLLREEEEIAAQDSDLFLLGGDSHKKKKKHLSDDYYHRDHHSSSQPPHKKKRKSSDRSPSLSSSSSSHPSHSTDTAMGLLEAITSPLATGSDPAPHFHKKPSYPPHTSSHSSKDRKRDSSSKSTHSYPHSRPPSSSSSKKHSSSSKSLLFHGGAGKGEPLTLCEAEGLKMKLILSSKEKNESVGMNEGFSFPVHSSSSSGVVGHHSSSSSKKGGIKKEKDKDKMMSKPPKKKQHSREPLPVVGKEVEVVGHYGGSYGGMGGESSSSGGELEAGELVIDDSYTHLSKKKKKSKKSKKKKDKERDRDREKGSREKKHSKGGSGGKKSVTGDQSRSHSHSHSSSNHSTSGGMYAMAPPTSSHHHQSIELVGEKKKKKEEKDRDKHDKDKPKKKNTTAYQVFCKEYRVNINAEQPGLVFGELSKKLAEVWKQLPEKDKLVWRQKAQYLQHKQNKAEAMTVKRKTLTTSESKSKGSSKAVSLGAGLAPQGRSSLGMSLSPARVPDVDPIDAAAHLQLLGESLSLIGHRLQETEGMVAVSGSLSVLLDSILCALGPLTCLTAQVPQLNGCPRNILSNTLDNIAYIMPGL, encoded by the exons GAGATAAAGAAGAAAGGAATGATGG ACATCTCAGGGATGGAAGGAGAGGTCGGTCTTGTTGCGGGTCGCAGCCAAAGAGAGAAGAGGCGCTCGTATAAAGATCTGTTGAGAGAGGAAGAAGAAATCGCAGCGCAG GATTCTGACCTTTTCCTATTAGGAGGAGAttcacacaagaaaaaaaagaagcactTGAGTGATGACTACTATCACAGAG ACCATCACAGCTCTAGTCAGCCGCCCCACAAGAAGAAGCGCAAGTCTTCAGATCGCTCGCCCTCTCTGTCCTCTTCCTCGTCCTCTCACCCGTCCCACTCCACAGACACGGCCATGGGCCTCCTGGAGGCCATCACCTCCCCGCTGGCCACGGGCTCCGACCCCGCCCCTCACTTCCACAAAAAACCCTCCTACCCTCCCCACACCTCCTCGCACTCCTCCAAAGACCGAAAACGTGACAGCAGCTCCAAGAGCACCCACTCCTACCCGCACTCTCGTCCCCCCAGCTCATCTTCATCTAAAAAGCATTCTTCTTCCTCGAAGTCTCTGCTGTTTCACGGAGGAGCTGGAAAAGGAGAGCCGTTGACGCTCTGTGAAGCTGAAGGCCTCAAGATGAAGCTCATCCTTTCTTCAAAAGAGAAGAATGAAAGTGTAGGGATGAATGAGGGATTCTCCTTCCCGGTACATTCTTCTTCATCTTCAGGTGTTGTTGGTCACCATTCGTCCTCCAGCTCGAAGAAAGGAGGGATAAAGAAGGAAAAAGACAAAGATAAAATGATGTCAAAGCCACCAAAGAAAAAGCAGCACAGCCGAGAGCCACTGCCTGTAGTGGGGAAAGAGGTGGAGGTTGTGG GTCATTACGGTGGGTCTTACGGCGGCATGGGAGGAGAGAGCTCATCTTCAGGAGGAGAACTAGAGGCCGGCGAGCTGGTGATTGACGACTCCTACACACATCTCtctaaaaagaagaaaaaaagcaagaagagcaaaaagaaaaaagataaagaGCGAGATCGAGATCGAGAGAAAGGATCCAGGGAGAAGAAACACAGCAAAGGAGGAAGCGGAGGGAAGAAAAGTGTTACAG GTGATCAGTCTAGAAGCCACTCCCACTCTCACAGCTCATCCAATCACAGCACTTCTGGTGGCATGTACGCTATGGCTCCACCCACCTCATCCCATCACCATCAAAGCATTGAACTGGTGGgcgagaagaagaaaaagaaggagGAAAAGGACAGAGACAAACATGACAAGGACAAG CCGAAGAAGAAGAACACGACGGCCTATCAGGTGTTCTGTAAAGAGTACAGGGTCAATATCAATGCAGAACAGCCTGGATTAG TCTTCGGGGAGCTGAGTAAGAAACTCGCAGAGGTGTGGAAACAGCTGCCTGAAAAAGACAAACTG GTTTGGAGACAGAAAGCTCAATATCTCCAGCACAAGCAGAATAAAGCTGAAGCGATGACGGTCAAGCGGAAAACTTTAACAACCTCAGAGAGTAAAAGTAAAG GCTCAAGTAAAGCTGTCAGTTTAGGGGCAGGATTGGCCCCTCAGGGCCGCTCGTCTTTGGGTATGTCGTTGTCTCCGGCACGGGTACCTGATGTGGATCCCATAGATGCGGCCGCTCATCTACAGCTGCTAGGTGAATcgctgtctctgattggacacCGACTTCAGGAGACGGAG GGGATGGTGGCGGTGTCTGGCAGTCTTTCGGTGCTTTTAGACTCTATTTTATGTGCTCTTGGTCCATTAACCTGCTTGACGGCACAGGTTCCTCAGCTCAATGGCTGTCCACGCAACATCCTG TCAAATACTTTGGACAACATCGCTTATATAATGCCTGGACTATGA